A single region of the Anguilla anguilla isolate fAngAng1 chromosome 17, fAngAng1.pri, whole genome shotgun sequence genome encodes:
- the rdh8a gene encoding retinol dehydrogenase 8a isoform X1: MASQGQKVVLITGCSSGIGLRIAVMLAKDEKKRYYVVATMRDLKRKDKLLEAAGDAYGKTLTLQTLDVCSDESVKQCVNSVKDRRVDVLINNAGIGLLGPVESINMEDMKKVFETNFFGAVRMIKEVMPDMKKRRAGHIVVMSSVMGLQGVVFNDVYTASKFAMEGFCESLAVQLLKFNVTVSMIEPGPVHTEFEVKMMEDISKMEYPGVDADTVRYFKDVYLPSSIDIFEAMGQTPEDIARCTKKVIESRRPRFRNLTNALYTPIVALKYADETGGLSVHTFYNLLFNMGTLMHVTMSILKCLTCRCFRRRTVSPN, encoded by the exons ATGGCGAGCCAAGGACAGAAAGTTGTGCTGATCACCGGTTGCTCCTCCGGGATTGGTTTACGGATCGCTGTTATGCTGGCCAAGGATGAAAAGAAGCGATATTATG TGGTCGCTACCATGCGAGACCTGAAGAGGAAGGACAAGCTGCTGGAGGCCGCTGGCGACGCCTACGGGAAGACGCTGACGCTGCAGACGCTGGACGTGTGCAGCGACGAGTCCGTCAAACAGTGCGTCAACAGCGTGAAGGACCGCCGCGTGGACGTGCTCA TTAATAATGCAGGGATAGGACTGCTGGGTCCGGTTGAGAGCATCAACATGGAGGACATGAAGAAGGTGTTCGAGACAAACTTCTTCGGTGCAGTGCGCATGATCAAGGAAGTGATGCCGGACATGAAGAAGCGGCGGGCGGGGCACATCGTCGTCATGAGCAGCGTGATGGGCCTGCAGG GTGTGGTGTTTAATGATGTCTACACTGCCTCTAAGTTTGCCATGGAAGGTTTCTGTGAGAGTCTGGCAGTGCAGCTGCTCAAGTTCAATGTTAC TGTCTCTATGATCGAGCCTGGTCCTGTGCACACAGAGTTTGAGGTGAAGATGATGGAGGACATTTCAAAGATGGAGTATCCAGGTGTGGACGCTGACACCGTGCGCTATTTTAAAGATGTCTACCTGCCGTCCTCCATCGACATCTTCGAGGCCATGGGGCAGACCCCAGAGGACATCGCTAGG TGCACTAAGAAGGTGATCGAATCGAGGCGACCGCGATTCCGCAACCTGACCAACGCGCTGTACACGCCGATAGTGGCACTGAAGTACGCGGACGAGACGGGCGGCCTGTCCGTCCACACCTTCTACAACCTGCTGTTCAACATGGGCACCCTGATGCACGTCACCATGAGCATCCTCAAGTGCCTGACCTGCCGGTGCTTCCGCAGACGCACCGTCTCCCCCAACTga
- the LOC118216424 gene encoding mucin-5AC-like translates to MDTGLLFLALLLREVSVSDHTTTTITTTLTTPTPDHSTNAITTTLTTSTPDHTTFAIASILTTPTPDLTITPTPDHTATSITTTLTTPIPDHTTFAITSILTTPTPDLTITPTPDHSTNAITTTLTTSTPDCTTFAIASILTTPTPDLTITPTPDHTATSITTTLTTPIPDHTTFAITSILTTPTPDLTITPTPDHSTNAITSTLTTSTPDHTTFAITSILTTPTPDLTITPTPDHSTNAITTNLTTPTPDHTTFAITTILTTPTPSTQTTTVTTTLTIPIPTNQTTTVTTNQTTTVPTNQITTVPTNLTTPIPTNQATTVPTIQDTTVPTNQTIPIPTNQATTVPTNQTTTVPTNQTTTIPTNQTTTVPTNQTTTVPTIRDTTVPTNQTIPIPTNQATTVPTNQTTTVPTNQTTTIPTNQTTTVPTNQTTTVPTNQTTTVPTSQTTSIPTNLTSPIPTNLNTPIPTNQATTVPTNQATTVPTNLTTPIPTNQTTTVPTNQTAPIPTNLTTPIPTNQTTTVTTNQTTTVPTNLTTPIPTNQATTVPTIQDTTVPTNQTIPIPTNQATTVPTNQTTTVPTNQTTTIPTNQTTTVPTNQTTTVPTNQDTTVPTNQATTVPTIRDTTVPTNQTIPIPTNQATTVPTNQTTTVPTNQTTTIPTNLTTTVPTNQTTTVPTNQTTTVPTSQTTSIPTNLTSPIPTNLNTPIPTNQATTVPTNQATTVPTNLTTPIPTNQTTTVPTNQTAPIPTNLTTPIPTNQATTVPTNQTTPIPTNQTTPIPTNQATTVPTTRPTTKPGTLTTTQPGSLTHSNPAGTSTTVKQTTTTKHKPNSTLIPGNPSTPAPPASPASPSFPSTRPPLVCIHGQNVNGVCLCPDEWTGKFCQIPNFCNGTDVDGFTFNKTVIGRFSYSREHCMRTANGNVIFKNCVFLLVCCSRTRQREGKNREGLP, encoded by the exons ATGGATACCGGGCTGCTTTTCCTAGCTTTGCTCCTCAGAGAAG tttcagtttcagatcACACAACCACTACAATCACAACTACCCTAACCACCCCTACCCCTGATCATTCAACCAATGCTATCACAACTACCCTAACCACCTCTACCCCAGATCACACAACCTTTGCCATCGCAAGTATTTTAACCACCCCTACCCCAGATCTTACAATCACCCCTACCCCAGATCATACAGCCACTTCTATCACAACTACCCTAACCACCCCTATCCCAGATCACACAACCTTTGCCATCACAAGTATTTTAACCACCCCTACTCCAGATCTTACAATCACCCCTACCCCTGATCATTCAACCAATGCTATCACAACTACCCTAACCACCTCTACCCCAGATTGCACAACCTTTGCCATCGCAAGTATTTTAACCACCCCTACCCCAGATCTTACAATCACCCCTACCCCAGATCATACAGCCACTTCTATCACAACTACCCTAACCACCCCTATCCCAGATCACACAACCTTTGCCATCACAAGTATTTTAACCACCCCTACTCCAGATCTTACAATCACCCCTACCCCTGATCATTCAACCAATGCTATCACATCTACCCTAACCACCTCTACCCCAGATCACACAACCTTTGCCATCACAAGTATTTTAACCACCCCTACTCCAGATCTTACAATCACCCCTACCCCAGATCATTCAACCAATGCTATCACAACTAACCTAACCACCCCTACCCCTGACCACACAACCTTTGCCATCACAACTATTTTAACCACCCCTACCCCAAGTACCCAAACCACCACTGTCACAACTACCCTAACCATCCCTATCCCAACTAACCAAACCACCACTGTCACAACTAACCAAACCACCACTGTCCCAACTAACCAAATCACCACTGTCCCAACTAACCTAACCACCCCTATCCCAACTAACCAAGCCACCACTGTCCCAACTATCCAAGACACCACTGTCCCAACTAACCAAACCATCCCTATCCCAACTAACCAAGCCACCACTGTCCCAACTAACCAAACCACCACTGTCCCAACTAACCAAACCACCACTATCCCAACTAACCAAACCACCACTGTCCCAACTAACCAAACCACCACTGTCCCAACTATCCGAGACACCACTGTCCCAACTAACCAAACCATCCCTATCCCAACTAACCAAGCCACCACTGTCCCAACTAACCAAACCACCACTGTCCCAACTAACCAAACCACCACTATCCCAACTAACCAAACCACCACTGTCCCAACTAACCAAACCACCACTGTCCCAACTAACCAAACCACCACTGTCCCAACTAGTCAAACCACATCTATCCCAACTAACCTAACCAGCCCTATCCCAACTAACCTAAACACCCCTATCCCAACTAACCAAGCCACCACTGTCCCAACTAACCAAGCCACCACTGTCCCAACTAACCTAACCACCCCTATCCCAACTAACCAAACCACCACTGTCCCAACTAACCAAACCGCCCCTATCCCAACTAACCTAACCACCCCTATCCCAACTAACCAAACCACCACTGTCACAACTAACCAAACCACCACTGTCCCAACTAACCTAACCACCCCTATCCCAACTAACCAAGCCACCACTGTCCCAACTATCCAAGACACCACTGTCCCAACTAACCAAACCATCCCTATCCCAACTAACCAAGCCACCACTGTCCCAACTAACCAAACCACCACTGTCCCAACTAACCAAACCACCACTATCCCAACTAACCAAACCACCACTGTCCCAACTAACCAAACCACCACTGTCCCAACTAACCAAGACACCACTGTCCCAACTAACCAAGCCACCACTGTCCCAACTATCCGAGACACCACTGTCCCAACTAACCAAACCATCCCTATCCCAACTAACCAAGCCACCACTGTCCCAACTAACCAAACCACCACTGTCCCAACTAACCAAACCACCACTATCCCAACTAACCTAACCACCACTGTCCCAACTAACCAAACCACCACTGTCCCAACTAACCAAACCACCACTGTCCCAACTAGTCAAACCACATCTATCCCAACTAACCTAACCAGCCCTATCCCAACTAACCTAAACACCCCTATCCCAACTAACCAAGCCACCACTGTCCCAACTAACCAAGCCACCACTGTCCCAACTAACCTAACCACCCCTATCCCAACTAACCAAACCACCACTGTCCCAACTAACCAAACCGCCCCTATCCCAACTAACCTAACCACCCCTATCCCAACTAACCAAGCCACCACTGTCCCAACTAACCAAACCACCCCTATCCCAACTAACCAAACCACCCCTATCCCAACTAACCAAGCCACCACTGTCCCAACTACCCGACCCACCACTAAACCAGGTACACTGACCACCACACAACCAGGCAGTTTAACCCACAGTAACCCTGCAGGCACAAGCACAACTGTAAAACAGACCACGACAACCAAACACAAGCCGAACTCCACCCTCATCCCAGGTAACCCCAGCACGCCTGCCCCCCCTGCATCACCAGCTTCCCCTTCCTTTCCTTCAACGCGCCCCCCCCTGGTCTGTATCCATGGGCAGAACGTGAATGGAGTGTGCCTCTGTCCGGACGAATGGACTGGGAAGTTCTGCCAAATAC CAAATTTCTGCAATGGAACCGATGTCGATGGTTTCACTTTCAACAAGACTGTCATTGGACGGTTTAGCTACTCGCGTGAGCACTGTATGAGAACAGCCAATGGtaatgtcatatttaaaaactgtgtCTTTTTATTGGTCTGCTGCTCAAGAACACggcagagggaaggaaagaacAGAGAAGGGTTACCATAA
- the rdh8a gene encoding retinol dehydrogenase 8a isoform X2, with translation MASQGQKVVLITGCSSGIGLRIAVMLAKDEKKRYYVVATMRDLKRKDKLLEAAGDAYGKTLTLQTLDVCSDESVKQCVNSVKDRRVDVLINNAGIGLLGPVESINMEDMKKVFETNFFGAVRMIKEVMPDMKKRRAGHIVVMSSVMGLQGVVFNDVYTASKFAMEGFCESLAVQLLKFNVTVSMIEPGPVHTEFEVKMMEDISKMEYPGVDADTVRYFKDVYLPSSIDIFEAMGQTPEDIARCTKKVIESRRPRFRNLTNALYTPIVALKYADETGGLSVHTFYNLLFNMGTLMHVTMSILKCLTCQCFRRRTVSPN, from the exons ATGGCGAGCCAAGGACAGAAAGTTGTGCTGATCACCGGTTGCTCCTCCGGGATTGGTTTACGGATCGCTGTTATGCTGGCCAAGGATGAAAAGAAGCGATATTATG TGGTCGCTACCATGCGAGACCTGAAGAGGAAGGACAAGCTGCTGGAGGCCGCTGGCGACGCCTACGGGAAGACGCTGACGCTGCAGACGCTGGACGTGTGCAGCGACGAGTCCGTCAAACAGTGCGTCAACAGCGTGAAGGACCGCCGCGTGGACGTGCTCA TTAATAATGCAGGGATAGGACTGCTGGGTCCGGTTGAGAGCATCAACATGGAGGACATGAAGAAGGTGTTCGAGACAAACTTCTTCGGTGCAGTGCGCATGATCAAGGAAGTGATGCCGGACATGAAGAAGCGGCGGGCGGGGCACATCGTCGTCATGAGCAGCGTGATGGGCCTGCAGG GTGTGGTGTTTAATGATGTCTACACTGCCTCTAAGTTTGCCATGGAAGGTTTCTGTGAGAGTCTGGCAGTGCAGCTGCTCAAGTTCAATGTTAC TGTCTCTATGATCGAGCCTGGTCCTGTGCACACAGAGTTTGAGGTGAAGATGATGGAGGACATTTCAAAGATGGAGTATCCAGGTGTGGACGCTGACACCGTGCGCTATTTTAAAGATGTCTACCTGCCGTCCTCCATCGACATCTTCGAGGCCATGGGGCAGACCCCAGAGGACATCGCTAGG TGCACTAAGAAGGTGATCGAATCGAGGCGACCGCGATTCCGCAACCTGACCAACGCGCTGTACACGCCGATAGTGGCACTGAAGTACGCGGACGAGACGGGCGGCCTGTCCGTCCACACCTTCTACAACCTGCTGTTCAACATGGGCACCCTGATGCACGTCACCATGAGCATCCTCAAGTGCCTGA cctGCCAGTGCTTCCGCAGACGCACCGTCTCCCCCAACTGA
- the LOC118217164 gene encoding adhesion G-protein coupled receptor G7-like: protein MLTSQPTRLTPDNITTAAKIVTQLLNSTPTEEVAVAAVATVSQLLSANIPDVGTVSSSATNSLTSELASFSLQHKEGESLLVQPNLVVQSVGGLGASRGVEFLAQTGLSDQFVADRIHLNTSTSQLSNDNTSALSVQILIQLHPGASRAGESVGFVLYQNDLLFQSVKFKAPLGTTRRVISASLTNGGRLGLVELRFRPTNATGAVLHDFACVFWDYAVSDWSTAGCRKNGSSNTSLGCVCDHTTNFAVLMSFRNNYAYTEALNWISILGCSLSVAGASVTIIFQILTRRSRKANVTLLLVSICFSLLVFYLLFLLGINNHPPNSPPGAKEANVALPSDEHEERDSGVCTAVAALLHYFLLATFAWNTLYATQIFLLVLRPLAQNDRPFTIAALVAGWGFPAAVVAVTLGATYTPQHPLNYRQEEFCWLAALDKEKRLDLRKPMLWGFLLPVALMLLYNCVIYVYFTVETCRTNPTLRSTRINSPVKKVLSSLSLSVVLGLSWVLGYLLLIDTASSNNVVGIIFCVLTTTQGLQIFFLFTARTSAFKKKLSELLQLIPVPEIALHHRKFVLWKGSRDKTSESYTTMSTSQF from the exons ATGCTGACCTCTCAACCCACACGGCTTACACCTGACAACATCACCACTGCGGCTAAGATTGTCACTCAACTCCTGAACTCCACCCCTACCGAG GAAGTTGCGGTTGCCGCGGTAGCCACCGTTAGCCAGCTGCTGAGCGCCAACATCCCTGACGTGGGCACCGTGAGCAGCAGTGccacaaacag TCTGACATCTGAACTGGCGAGCTTCTCCTTGCAGCATAAGGAAGGCGAATCCCTGCTGGTGCAGCCCAACCTGGTGGTGCAGTCTGTAGGAGGGCTGGGAGCCTCTCGCGGTGTGGAGTTTTTAGCGCAGACTG GATTGTCTGACCAGTTTGTGGCCGACAGAATTCACCTCAACACCAGCACCTCCCAGCTCAGCAACGACAACACGTCTGCTTTAAGTGTGCAGATCCTCATCCAGCTTCATCCAG gtgcatCTCGGGCGGGTGAATCGGTAGGTTTTGTGCTCTATCAGAATGACCTGCTCTTCCAGTCTGTGAAGTTTAAGGCCCCCCTGGGCACCACCAGGCGGGTCATCTCTGCCTCCTTGACCAATGGAGGGAGGCTTGGTCTCGTAGAACTGCGCTTCAGGCCCACA AATGCGACCGGCGCCGTGCTCCACGACTTCGCCTGCGTGTTCTGGGACTACGCCGTGAGCGACTGGAGCACCGCGGGATGCAGGAAAAACGGCAGCTCCAACACCAGCCTGGGCTGCGTCTGCGACCACACCACCAACTTCGCCGTGCTGATG TCCTTCAGGAATAATTATGCCTACACTGAAGCCTTGAACTGGATCAGCATTCTGGGATGCTCACTGTCTGTCGCTGGGGCCAGCGTCACGATAATATTCCAGATCCTCACCAG GAGGTCACGTAAGGCCAACGTCACGCTGCTCTTGGTGAGCATCTGTTTCTCCCTGCTGGTCTTCTACCTCCTTTTCCTGCTTGGGATCAACAACCACCCGCCAAATTCCCCGCCGGGGGCAAAAGAGGCCAACGTGGCCCTCCCCTCGGACGAGCACGAGGAGCGCGACTCTGGCGTCTGCACCGCCGTCGCGGCGCTGCTCCACTACTTCCTGCTGGCCACCTTCGCCTGGAACACGCTCTACGCCACGCAGATATTCCTCCTggtcctccgccccctcgcgCAGAACGACCGCCCTTTCACCATCGCCGCCCTGGTGGCTGGCTGGG GTTTCCCTGCAGCAGTTGTAGCTGTAACACTGGGagccacatacacaccacagcacCCACTGAACTATCGGCAGGAGGAATT CTGCTGGCTGGCTGCCCTGGACAAAGAGAAGAGGCTGGACTTGAGGAAGCCCATGCTGTGGGGGTTCCTGCTTCCCGTCGCTCTGATGCTGCTTTATAACTGTGTGATTTACGTGTACTTCACAGTGGAGACCTGCAGGACAAACCCAACGCTGCGAAG CACAAGGATAAATTCTCCTGTGAAGAAGGTACTGAGCAGCCTTTCTCTGAGTGTAGTATTGGGGCTCTCCTGGGTCCTGGGGTATCTGCTGCTGATCGACACCGCGAGCAGCAACAACGTCGTCGGCATCATCTTCTGCGTTTTAACCACCACCCAG GGCCTGCAgatcttcttcctcttcacggCCAGGACGTCCGCTTTCAAGAAGAAGCTTTCCGAGCTGCTGCAGCTCATCCCGGTCCCCGAGATCGCCCTGCACCACCGGAAATTCGTCCTGTGGAAAGGCTCGCGGGACAAAACCTCCGAGTCATACACGACAATGTCGACCAGCCAGTTCTGA